From Actinopolyspora lacussalsi, a single genomic window includes:
- a CDS encoding ABC-2 type transport system ATP-binding protein (product_source=KO:K01990; cath_funfam=3.40.50.300; cog=COG1131; ko=KO:K01990; pfam=PF00005; smart=SM00382; superfamily=52540), with product MIEAVGLTKRYGSKLAVDDLSFTVKPGKVTGFLGPNGAGKSTTMRMMLGLDRPTAGKVLIDGKHYTELKNPLRTLGALVDAKWVHPNRSAYAHLKWMARSNGIPTKRVDEVLDIVGLSEVARRRAGGFSLGMSQRLGIATALLGDPKILMFDEPVNGLDPEGIHWIRRFMQRLAAEGRTVLVSSHLLSEMAQTAEELVVVGRGKLIAQCSTQEFVESSSSTSVKVRSPQADQLGEVLTSNGFSVTRENQQERDTLLVPDGATEQVGELAAKYDCVLHELTAQRASLEEAFMQITGQEVEFSTGKSGEEASGSPGEASVAAEK from the coding sequence ATGATCGAGGCTGTGGGCCTCACCAAACGCTACGGCTCCAAGCTGGCGGTCGACGATCTCTCGTTCACCGTCAAGCCCGGCAAGGTAACTGGGTTTCTCGGGCCGAACGGGGCGGGCAAGTCCACCACGATGCGCATGATGCTCGGCCTGGACCGACCCACGGCGGGCAAGGTCCTCATCGACGGCAAGCACTACACCGAGCTCAAGAACCCACTGCGCACACTGGGGGCGTTGGTCGACGCCAAGTGGGTTCACCCGAACCGGTCCGCGTACGCGCACCTCAAGTGGATGGCCAGGTCCAACGGCATCCCCACCAAGCGGGTGGACGAGGTGCTGGACATCGTCGGGCTCTCGGAGGTGGCTCGACGCCGGGCGGGCGGCTTCTCGCTCGGAATGTCCCAGCGGCTCGGCATCGCCACCGCGCTGCTCGGCGACCCCAAGATCCTGATGTTCGACGAGCCGGTCAACGGGCTCGACCCGGAGGGGATCCACTGGATCAGGCGGTTCATGCAGCGGCTCGCGGCCGAGGGGCGCACCGTGCTGGTCTCCAGCCACCTGCTTTCCGAGATGGCCCAGACGGCAGAGGAACTGGTCGTCGTGGGACGCGGCAAGCTCATCGCGCAGTGCAGCACCCAGGAGTTCGTGGAAAGCTCCAGCAGCACCTCGGTGAAGGTCCGCAGCCCGCAGGCCGATCAGCTCGGCGAGGTCCTCACCTCGAACGGGTTCTCCGTCACCCGCGAGAACCAGCAGGAGCGGGACACCCTGCTGGTGCCCGACGGCGCGACCGAGCAGGTCGGTGAGCTCGCCGCCAAGTACGACTGCGTACTGCACGAACTCACCGCGCAGCGTGCTTCGCTCGAGGAGGCGTTCATGCAGATCACCGGGCAGGAAGTGGAGTTCAGCACCGGGAAGTCCGGTGAGGAGGCTTCCGGCTCCCCGGGCGAGGCGTCGGTCGCGGCGGAGAAGTGA